From Roseburia hominis, the proteins below share one genomic window:
- a CDS encoding IS1634 family transposase, whose protein sequence is MKLTVSKSKNSASFYVQKTIRKPDGRVTTVTVEKLGNLTEVTAKAGGKDPYVWAQEYVNELNRKEYDENKEILISYSPSKLLKKNEQKLFNCGYLFLQNIYYSLGLDKICRDISSRHSFAYDLNDVLSKLIYTRILYPSSKLSSNRQATKFIEQPTFELHDIYRTLSVLSEENDLIQAQLYKNSQKVCERRKDVLYYDCTNYFFEIEEADDLRRYGKSKQHQPLPIVGMGLFMDHDGIPLAFDIYPGNKNEQPTLKPLEQKVLRDYGLDQIIVCTDAGLSSKTNRKFNDRKINGVQLRSFITIQSIKQLPDYLKDFALDPDGWHLPGSDETFNLNEIDEAKNYKNIFYKDRWIKEDLSQRKIKKGAQPLEQHLVVSFSPKYKAYQRKIRNGQVERAQQLINDGKYKQRPKNQNDPHRFISREKATKDGEVCSEEIVYLNTDAIREEERYDGFYAVCTNLDDMSVEEIVRINKKRWEIEECFRVMKTEFRARPVYLQTEDHIRAHFITCFIALVIYRILEKELKEAYTCEEIIDTLKNMMMARPGEKLGYTPVYTRTDLTDRLHETAGFRTDYQIITDVNMRKIIRASKKKK, encoded by the coding sequence ATGAAACTTACAGTAAGCAAATCGAAAAATTCTGCATCCTTTTATGTACAGAAAACAATCCGAAAACCAGATGGCCGTGTGACCACTGTCACAGTTGAAAAACTTGGCAACCTGACAGAAGTCACCGCAAAAGCCGGTGGTAAGGATCCCTATGTATGGGCACAGGAGTATGTCAATGAATTAAATCGCAAAGAGTATGATGAGAACAAAGAAATCCTTATCAGCTATTCTCCTTCAAAGCTCCTGAAGAAAAATGAACAGAAGCTTTTTAACTGCGGTTATCTCTTCCTGCAGAACATTTATTATAGTTTGGGGCTGGACAAAATATGCAGGGATATTTCCTCCCGTCATTCTTTTGCTTATGATTTGAATGATGTCCTTTCGAAGCTTATTTATACAAGAATTCTTTATCCATCTTCAAAACTGTCCTCCAACAGACAGGCCACGAAATTTATTGAGCAGCCCACATTCGAACTGCATGACATCTACAGGACCCTTTCTGTCCTTTCGGAAGAAAATGATCTTATACAGGCACAGCTTTATAAAAACAGCCAGAAGGTCTGCGAACGCAGGAAAGATGTCCTTTATTATGACTGTACGAATTACTTCTTTGAGATTGAAGAGGCAGATGATCTGCGCCGCTATGGAAAATCCAAACAGCACCAGCCCCTCCCTATCGTTGGTATGGGACTGTTCATGGATCACGACGGCATTCCGCTGGCCTTCGATATTTATCCCGGAAACAAAAATGAACAGCCCACTTTGAAACCACTGGAGCAAAAAGTACTCCGCGATTACGGACTTGACCAGATCATCGTCTGTACAGATGCAGGGCTTTCTTCCAAGACAAACCGGAAGTTCAATGACAGAAAGATTAATGGTGTACAGCTCCGTAGTTTTATTACCATACAATCCATAAAACAGCTGCCTGACTATCTCAAGGATTTTGCACTTGATCCAGACGGATGGCACCTGCCAGGTTCTGATGAAACCTTTAATCTCAACGAGATCGATGAAGCAAAGAATTATAAAAACATTTTTTATAAGGATCGCTGGATCAAAGAGGACCTCTCCCAACGGAAGATCAAAAAAGGAGCCCAGCCATTAGAACAACATCTGGTCGTTTCTTTTTCTCCAAAATATAAAGCTTATCAGAGGAAGATCCGGAACGGGCAGGTCGAGCGTGCACAGCAGCTTATTAATGATGGGAAGTATAAACAGCGTCCCAAGAACCAGAATGACCCGCACAGATTTATCTCCAGAGAGAAAGCAACCAAAGATGGAGAAGTCTGCTCAGAAGAGATCGTGTATCTTAATACAGATGCAATCCGGGAAGAAGAACGTTATGATGGTTTCTATGCTGTATGCACGAACCTGGATGATATGAGTGTAGAAGAGATCGTAAGAATCAACAAGAAGCGCTGGGAGATTGAAGAATGTTTCCGGGTCATGAAAACGGAATTCAGGGCCCGCCCCGTATACCTTCAGACAGAAGACCATATCCGTGCCCATTTCATCACTTGTTTTATAGCACTTGTTATCTACAGGATTCTGGAAAAGGAACTCAAAGAAGCCTATACATGTGAGGAAATCATAGATACTTTAAAGAACATGATGATGGCCCGCCCCGGTGAGAAACTGGGGTACACACCCGTTTATACAAGGACGGATCTGACGGACAGACTACACGAAACAGCCGGATTCCGTACCGATTATCAAATCATAACTGATGTAAATATGAGGAAAATAATACGAGCCTCAAAGAAGAAAAAGTAA
- a CDS encoding TetR/AcrR family transcriptional regulator, which produces MQPKTAFTRLSEERKQELIEKAKDIYLSQPYEKITARMLLSSMGINSATFYRYFNSKDDLFLYIYDLLSKQADSQTDYDKVYTELLRVSDYLNERDARFLKLIYTVPESVVHRIYFDNKENLELYKKMVQAEKTAGLLQEDADVDLLAWMNMTGKYNALLYYRRTHDSFDENDIHNFFNYISMDLLKHGYFKK; this is translated from the coding sequence ATGCAGCCAAAGACAGCCTTCACAAGATTATCCGAAGAGCGGAAGCAAGAATTAATTGAAAAAGCAAAAGATATTTATCTGTCCCAGCCATATGAGAAGATCACTGCGCGCATGCTTCTTTCCTCCATGGGAATTAATTCTGCAACCTTTTACCGATACTTTAATTCAAAGGATGACTTATTCTTATATATATACGATTTGTTATCAAAACAAGCAGATTCACAGACAGATTATGACAAAGTCTATACCGAACTGCTTCGTGTCAGCGACTATTTAAATGAGCGGGATGCCAGGTTTTTAAAACTGATTTATACAGTGCCGGAATCGGTCGTACACCGCATATATTTTGATAATAAAGAAAACCTGGAATTGTATAAAAAAATGGTCCAGGCTGAAAAAACGGCAGGACTTCTCCAGGAAGACGCCGATGTTGACCTTTTAGCCTGGATGAACATGACCGGGAAATATAATGCGCTGCTCTATTACAGAAGAACCCATGATTCATTTGACGAAAATGATATTCACAATTTTTTCAATTATATCAGCATGGACCTTTTAAAACATGGATATTTTAAGAAATAA
- a CDS encoding EamA family transporter, which yields MWFVFALLSAIFAALTSILAKVGIDGVNSNLATAIRTVVVVVMAWGMVFLTHTQSGISAISRKSWIFLILSGLATGASWLCYYRALQLGEASKVVPIDKLSVVITLILAFVFLHEEFTTKSLIGCILIGAGTLVMVL from the coding sequence ATGTGGTTCGTATTCGCATTATTATCTGCAATATTTGCAGCACTCACCTCAATACTGGCAAAGGTCGGTATTGACGGCGTAAATTCCAACCTTGCCACCGCGATCCGTACCGTGGTCGTGGTCGTTATGGCCTGGGGAATGGTATTTCTCACGCATACGCAGAGCGGGATATCTGCGATCAGCCGAAAAAGCTGGATCTTTCTGATTCTATCCGGCCTTGCGACCGGGGCGTCGTGGCTTTGCTATTACCGGGCACTACAGCTCGGCGAGGCGTCAAAGGTCGTTCCCATCGACAAGCTCAGCGTCGTGATTACCCTGATTCTTGCTTTTGTATTTCTGCATGAAGAATTTACCACAAAATCACTCATTGGCTGTATTTTAATAGGGGCCGGAACTTTGGTGATGGTTCTGTAG
- a CDS encoding ElyC/SanA/YdcF family protein, with product MSKTRNISWKFLIKVLFLLICLGVLLIFGINFYVKTSVKSCIISLEDASSLMDRDCILVLGAGVRDDGSPSPMLKDRLDTGIDLYLNESAPKLLMSGDHGHKDYNEVQTMKDLAMEAGIPSEDIFMDHAGFSTYDSLYRARDVFQAEKIIIVSQEYHLYRALYIARALGLDAYGVPADTQRYAGQTVRDLREIAARDKDFLTSLFKPAPKYLGEAIPVSGDGNLTND from the coding sequence ATGTCAAAAACACGTAACATTTCCTGGAAATTTCTTATAAAAGTTTTGTTTCTACTCATATGTTTAGGGGTACTGCTGATATTTGGAATAAATTTCTATGTCAAAACCTCCGTCAAATCGTGTATTATTTCTTTAGAGGATGCCTCTTCCCTTATGGACCGGGACTGCATTTTAGTTCTCGGTGCTGGAGTACGTGACGACGGAAGTCCTTCGCCGATGCTGAAGGACCGCCTGGATACCGGAATAGATCTTTATCTTAATGAGAGCGCTCCCAAGCTGCTCATGAGCGGAGATCACGGGCACAAGGACTATAATGAGGTACAGACTATGAAAGATCTGGCTATGGAAGCAGGAATCCCTTCCGAAGATATCTTCATGGATCACGCCGGATTTTCCACCTATGACAGTTTGTACCGGGCGCGGGATGTATTTCAGGCAGAGAAGATTATTATTGTATCCCAGGAATACCATCTGTATAGGGCTCTGTATATCGCCCGCGCTCTGGGGCTTGACGCCTACGGGGTTCCTGCCGATACCCAAAGATACGCCGGACAGACTGTGCGTGACCTGCGAGAAATCGCGGCGAGAGATAAGGATTTTCTTACCTCCCTCTTTAAGCCGGCTCCCAAATATCTGGGTGAAGCCATTCCGGTGAGCGGGGACGGTAATCTGACGAACGACTAG
- a CDS encoding DUF3810 domain-containing protein: MGILSGKTILVKQKDALKGDRSNQASTSLFVRWKNFGLNFLIFASSLFLSYTLCCGINYGHDSFSESADFQISSYSAEELASLCDYLTGEVNRLAPQMKRDSDGVAIIKGEKHSEIPSKAREAMTNLGTIFPEMAGYYPLPKPLMFSYILSIQNLTGVYSPFTIEANYNSDMTDYNQPFTACHELSHLRGFMQEEEANFLAFLACIYAEDASFQYSGYLSGWLYASNQLYHADPDAYETIRGKLDQNALADLRANDAFWSDYDGQVAEVAGQVNDNYLKANGQSDGVASYDRMVDLMMAYYTQGLEE; the protein is encoded by the coding sequence TTGGGTATACTTTCCGGAAAAACAATCCTGGTAAAACAAAAAGACGCCTTAAAAGGCGACCGTTCCAATCAAGCCTCAACCTCGCTTTTTGTGCGTTGGAAGAATTTCGGTCTGAATTTTCTTATATTTGCTTCTTCCCTGTTTCTTAGCTACACGTTATGCTGTGGGATCAACTATGGGCATGATTCCTTTTCCGAGTCGGCCGATTTTCAGATTTCTTCTTATTCTGCGGAAGAGCTGGCTTCCCTCTGCGACTATCTGACCGGGGAGGTGAACCGCCTGGCTCCGCAAATGAAACGGGATTCCGACGGCGTGGCCATAATCAAGGGAGAAAAACATTCCGAAATTCCTTCCAAAGCCCGGGAAGCCATGACAAATCTGGGAACCATTTTCCCGGAGATGGCGGGCTATTACCCTCTGCCGAAACCACTTATGTTTTCCTACATATTATCCATTCAAAATCTCACCGGAGTCTATTCTCCCTTTACGATAGAAGCCAATTACAACAGTGATATGACTGACTATAATCAACCTTTTACTGCCTGTCACGAACTTTCCCATCTCCGGGGATTTATGCAGGAAGAAGAGGCTAATTTTCTTGCTTTCCTGGCGTGTATCTATGCCGAGGACGCTTCTTTTCAGTACAGCGGCTACTTAAGCGGATGGCTATATGCCTCCAACCAGCTCTATCACGCAGATCCAGATGCATATGAGACAATCCGCGGCAAACTGGATCAAAACGCCCTGGCCGACCTGCGTGCCAACGATGCGTTCTGGAGCGATTATGACGGGCAGGTAGCCGAGGTAGCCGGTCAGGTAAACGACAACTATTTAAAAGCGAACGGACAAAGTGACGGAGTGGCGAGCTACGACCGGATGGTAGACCTTATGATGGCTTACTACACACAAGGTTTAGAAGAATAA
- a CDS encoding ABC transporter ATP-binding protein has product MKTLSFILQYIKKYRFRYAAGILTLFVVDFANIFIPKVTGTITDGLKAGTMNWEGVKFCLLQIFLLGLTLALGRFLWRFFLFGASRNIERDIRDDMFAHLETMDVEYFNEHKTGDLMTRFTSDLNAVRMAIGPAIICVFDACVMTVMVIFQMIHYVNLKLTLIVLIPMVLICIGDFFYGKLIHARYMDRQNALSDLTDFIQESFSGVRVIKAFVQERAQFRAFARANKNTMDKNLRVVKMFAIMEPLLELVIGLSFLATLLYGGYLALTGEITLGRFVAFNQYINMLVWPMIACGDAVNLFSQGSASIRRLRQVFEDQPEVTDTAHAQDVNALTGEITFSHLTFTHKGHTEPTLKDINLHVPAGTTLAVIGRTGNGKSTLVNLLLRLYNTKPGMILLDGRDIGEISLKALRENIAYVPQDNFLFSDTLKSNIAFGAGDEDIDAVVNAAALACIHDNIVAFPDGYETIVGERGVTLSGGQKQRSSIARALMKDSPILILDDALSAVDTDTEEHILRNLKKNRQGKTTILIAHRISTIQNADIILVLEDGEAREIGNHAELMKINGIYKEMFEKQQLESQEGGKMQ; this is encoded by the coding sequence ATGAAAACATTATCATTTATCTTGCAATACATTAAGAAATACCGGTTCCGGTACGCCGCCGGAATCCTTACACTATTTGTCGTGGATTTCGCCAACATCTTCATTCCAAAGGTGACCGGCACCATTACCGATGGCTTAAAGGCCGGCACCATGAACTGGGAAGGAGTAAAGTTCTGCCTGCTTCAGATCTTTCTTCTCGGACTTACCCTTGCGCTCGGCCGTTTTCTTTGGAGGTTCTTCCTGTTTGGCGCCTCCCGCAATATCGAGCGTGATATCCGGGACGACATGTTCGCGCACCTGGAGACGATGGATGTAGAGTATTTCAACGAGCACAAGACCGGCGATCTGATGACTCGTTTTACCAGCGACTTAAACGCCGTCCGTATGGCGATCGGCCCCGCGATCATCTGCGTGTTCGATGCCTGCGTCATGACGGTCATGGTCATTTTCCAGATGATACACTATGTCAATCTTAAGCTGACCCTTATCGTCCTGATTCCTATGGTCCTGATTTGCATCGGCGATTTCTTCTACGGGAAACTGATCCATGCCCGTTACATGGACCGCCAGAATGCGTTGTCAGACCTGACGGATTTCATACAGGAAAGTTTTTCCGGCGTGCGCGTCATCAAAGCCTTTGTTCAGGAGCGCGCGCAGTTCCGTGCATTTGCGCGGGCCAACAAGAACACCATGGACAAGAACCTGCGTGTTGTGAAGATGTTTGCCATAATGGAACCGCTTTTGGAGCTGGTCATCGGGCTTTCCTTTCTCGCCACCCTGCTTTATGGCGGGTATCTGGCGTTGACCGGAGAGATTACCCTTGGACGGTTCGTGGCGTTTAATCAGTACATCAACATGCTGGTGTGGCCTATGATCGCCTGCGGCGACGCGGTAAATCTGTTTTCCCAGGGCTCCGCTTCTATCCGCCGTCTGCGCCAGGTATTTGAGGACCAGCCGGAGGTTACTGATACCGCACATGCACAAGATGTAAATGCACTCACAGGTGAGATTACATTTTCCCATCTGACCTTTACGCACAAGGGGCATACTGAGCCCACACTCAAGGATATTAACTTACATGTACCCGCCGGGACGACACTGGCGGTGATCGGGCGCACCGGAAACGGCAAATCCACCCTGGTCAACCTCCTGCTTCGCCTTTACAACACGAAACCGGGCATGATTCTCCTGGACGGCCGGGACATAGGTGAGATCTCTCTGAAAGCTCTGAGGGAAAATATTGCCTACGTGCCCCAGGATAATTTCCTGTTCTCGGACACCTTAAAGTCCAATATTGCATTCGGCGCCGGGGACGAAGACATCGATGCCGTCGTAAATGCGGCCGCTCTGGCCTGTATCCATGACAATATTGTGGCGTTCCCGGACGGCTATGAGACCATCGTCGGGGAGCGGGGCGTTACCCTTTCGGGCGGGCAGAAGCAGCGCAGTTCCATCGCCCGGGCGCTTATGAAGGACTCGCCGATTCTGATTCTGGACGACGCTTTATCGGCGGTGGATACGGATACGGAGGAGCATATTCTGCGTAATCTGAAAAAGAACCGCCAGGGCAAGACCACGATCCTGATCGCCCACAGAATCTCCACGATCCAGAATGCAGACATCATTCTGGTGCTGGAAGACGGCGAAGCCAGGGAGATTGGAAATCATGCCGAACTTATGAAAATCAATGGTATTTATAAAGAAATGTTTGAGAAACAGCAGTTAGAGAGCCAGGAAGGAGGCAAGATGCAATGA
- a CDS encoding ABC transporter ATP-binding protein, protein MKRLMTYLKPHKWVMTAATILVLFIIAVSLYRPIIIGNAIDNYINVSETTYSVSYRFNGLIKAAGVYLLMLILEFVLNYLDTWMLQKMGQQIIYRMREEAFAHIHSLSLNFFNTTPVGKLVTRVSNDTEAVNELFSSILVKLFKNVVKIIGYAVVMLSIDPKMAGVSFLLLPLVTALTFFFRFLSRKAYQITRTRITELNTFLSEHISGMRLIQIFAREEMKYQEFAEKSRLLFRANWREVMTFAIFRPSIYMVSIIAMIIVIGTGSHAVLEGTLSLGTLFIFITYISSFFEPIQELAEQFGTLQSSLASAEKLFSIMDVQPEIVNAAHPVDVNIRGRIEFKHVWFAYEKDDYILKDVSFTIEPGQKVAFVGATGAGKTSILNLIGRYFDIQKGEILIDGVNIRDIDTDVLRSAIGQVQQDVFIFTGDIKANISLNNDSLSLEEIQEAARIVNADTFIQKLPGKYDEPVTERGSTLSAGQRQLLSFARTLAYRPTILVLDEATANIDTETETLITEALERLMEGRTTIMVAHRLSTIQHADKIIVMDHGQIQESGTHQELLLRDGIYKKLYDLQLVDQ, encoded by the coding sequence ATGAAACGCTTAATGACATACTTAAAGCCTCACAAGTGGGTCATGACCGCAGCGACCATTCTGGTGCTGTTCATCATCGCCGTCTCCTTATACCGGCCGATCATCATCGGAAATGCAATCGATAACTATATCAACGTAAGCGAAACCACCTATTCCGTTTCCTATCGGTTCAACGGTCTTATAAAGGCCGCCGGGGTGTACCTTCTTATGCTGATCTTAGAATTTGTACTAAATTATCTGGACACCTGGATGCTGCAGAAAATGGGCCAGCAGATCATTTACCGCATGCGTGAGGAAGCATTTGCCCACATTCACAGTCTGTCCCTGAATTTCTTCAACACGACTCCGGTGGGGAAACTGGTGACCCGTGTCTCCAATGATACGGAGGCTGTGAACGAGCTGTTCTCGTCGATTCTGGTGAAGCTGTTCAAGAATGTGGTGAAGATTATCGGCTACGCCGTAGTCATGCTTTCCATCGACCCGAAAATGGCAGGTGTTTCCTTCCTGCTGCTTCCGCTTGTCACGGCTCTCACCTTCTTTTTCCGGTTCCTTTCAAGGAAAGCCTATCAGATTACCCGGACCCGGATCACGGAGCTTAATACCTTCCTCTCCGAGCACATTTCCGGCATGCGATTGATTCAGATTTTCGCCCGGGAGGAGATGAAATATCAGGAATTCGCCGAAAAATCCCGCCTGCTGTTTCGGGCGAACTGGCGCGAAGTCATGACTTTTGCCATCTTCCGTCCTTCCATCTACATGGTATCTATCATCGCCATGATCATCGTGATCGGAACCGGAAGCCACGCCGTACTGGAGGGCACCTTATCACTGGGCACCCTGTTTATCTTCATCACCTATATCAGTTCCTTCTTCGAACCGATTCAGGAGCTTGCAGAGCAGTTCGGAACCCTTCAGTCTTCTCTTGCTTCCGCCGAGAAGCTGTTCAGTATCATGGACGTGCAGCCTGAGATTGTAAATGCCGCTCACCCCGTTGATGTCAATATCCGGGGGCGGATCGAATTCAAACATGTATGGTTTGCTTACGAAAAGGACGATTACATATTAAAAGATGTGAGCTTTACGATTGAGCCTGGACAAAAGGTTGCTTTTGTCGGAGCGACCGGGGCAGGCAAGACCTCGATCTTGAACCTGATCGGCCGTTACTTCGATATTCAAAAAGGCGAGATCCTGATCGACGGCGTGAATATCCGCGATATTGACACCGACGTACTGCGCAGCGCCATCGGACAGGTTCAGCAGGATGTCTTTATTTTCACCGGAGATATCAAGGCAAATATCTCCCTGAACAATGACTCCCTTTCATTGGAAGAGATTCAGGAGGCCGCCCGTATTGTAAATGCGGACACCTTCATTCAGAAGCTGCCGGGCAAATACGACGAACCCGTGACGGAACGGGGCAGCACCCTCTCCGCCGGTCAGAGACAGCTCCTCTCTTTTGCCAGAACCCTGGCATACCGCCCGACGATTCTGGTGCTCGACGAGGCGACTGCCAATATTGACACGGAGACCGAGACCCTGATCACCGAGGCTCTGGAGCGCCTGATGGAAGGCCGGACGACTATTATGGTCGCTCACCGGCTCTCCACGATTCAACATGCAGATAAGATCATCGTGATGGACCACGGGCAGATTCAGGAATCCGGAACACATCAGGAACTGCTCTTGCGGGATGGAATTTATAAGAAGCTTTATGATTTGCAGTTGGTAGATCAATAA
- a CDS encoding AAA family ATPase, translating into MAKTVGIGLQDFAKIRERDVFYVDKTKFIQEWWESQDDVTLITRPRRFGKTLTMRMLEQFFSVTYQGRDDLFEGLSIWQKEEYRSLQGTYPVIFLSFADIKETTFPETRKKICKIIQLLYRRYHFLLDGDLLSESEKQEFHKIGPEMEDYAATLSIQQLSNYLSRYYGKKVLILLDEYDTPIQEAYVNGFWEELSSFMRNFFNATFKGNQYLERAVMTGITRVSKESIFSDLNNLEVVTTTSRKYEDCFGFTEDEVFSALKAYGFSEKKEEVKEWYDGFIFGEKPDIYNPWSIINYLDKGRLGTYWANTSSNSLVGKLIREGSRNIKLSFEALLVGGTLKTQLDEQIVYSQLNQDENALWSLLLACGYLKVKNVELPYGEQPAENPVYELEFTNYEVRLMFRNMVRGWFGATQSDYNDFIQALLQGDLDAMNEYMNRVAENTFSYFDTGKRPSQKQEPERFYHGFVLGLMVDMTDQYAIWSNRESGFGRYDVVLEPKKEGLDAVILEFKVFNPRRETTLEDTVQEALEQIKKKKYDSVLKERGIPDERIRKYGFAFRGKEVLIGD; encoded by the coding sequence GTGGCGAAAACAGTAGGAATTGGTTTGCAGGATTTTGCGAAAATCAGAGAGCGGGATGTCTTTTACGTTGATAAAACGAAGTTTATACAGGAATGGTGGGAATCGCAGGATGATGTGACGCTAATCACACGCCCGAGACGTTTTGGAAAGACTTTGACGATGCGGATGCTGGAGCAGTTCTTTTCCGTCACGTATCAGGGACGGGATGACCTATTTGAGGGTTTATCTATTTGGCAGAAAGAGGAATATCGCAGCCTGCAGGGAACGTATCCGGTGATTTTTTTGAGCTTTGCCGATATAAAAGAAACGACATTTCCGGAGACGAGGAAGAAAATCTGTAAAATCATTCAGCTGTTATACCGCAGGTACCATTTTCTGCTGGACGGAGATTTGCTGAGTGAAAGTGAAAAGCAGGAATTTCATAAAATAGGACCGGAGATGGAGGATTATGCGGCAACGCTGTCCATACAGCAGCTGTCAAACTATCTGAGCAGATATTATGGAAAAAAAGTGCTGATTCTTCTGGATGAATATGATACCCCGATACAGGAAGCGTATGTAAATGGATTTTGGGAGGAACTTTCTTCCTTTATGCGAAATTTTTTCAATGCGACCTTTAAAGGAAATCAGTATTTGGAACGCGCGGTTATGACCGGAATTACCAGAGTCAGCAAGGAGTCGATTTTTTCTGATTTAAACAATCTGGAAGTGGTTACTACAACCTCACGAAAATACGAAGACTGTTTTGGATTTACTGAGGACGAGGTGTTTTCAGCGCTAAAGGCATATGGATTTTCGGAGAAAAAAGAGGAAGTAAAGGAATGGTATGACGGATTTATATTTGGTGAAAAGCCGGATATCTATAATCCGTGGTCTATTATTAATTACCTGGACAAAGGCAGATTGGGGACCTATTGGGCCAATACGAGCAGTAATAGCCTGGTCGGAAAACTGATTCGGGAGGGCAGTAGAAATATAAAACTGTCTTTTGAAGCGTTGCTTGTCGGCGGGACTTTAAAAACACAGTTGGATGAGCAGATTGTATATAGTCAGTTGAATCAGGATGAGAATGCCCTCTGGAGCCTTCTGCTGGCCTGTGGTTATTTAAAAGTAAAGAATGTAGAGCTGCCTTATGGAGAACAGCCGGCAGAAAATCCGGTTTATGAGTTGGAATTTACTAATTATGAAGTGAGGCTGATGTTCCGGAACATGGTGCGTGGGTGGTTTGGAGCCACCCAGTCGGATTATAACGATTTTATACAGGCACTTCTTCAAGGCGATCTCGATGCAATGAATGAATATATGAACCGGGTGGCGGAAAATACGTTCAGCTATTTTGATACCGGGAAACGCCCGTCCCAAAAGCAGGAACCGGAGCGTTTTTACCATGGATTTGTACTGGGACTGATGGTGGATATGACAGATCAGTATGCCATTTGGTCAAACAGGGAGAGCGGGTTTGGAAGATATGATGTGGTACTGGAGCCCAAAAAAGAAGGCTTAGATGCAGTGATTCTGGAGTTTAAAGTTTTCAATCCGCGGAGGGAGACTACGCTCGAAGATACGGTGCAGGAAGCCCTAGAGCAGATCAAAAAGAAAAAATATGACAGCGTTCTGAAAGAGAGGGGAATTCCAGATGAACGGATTCGAAAGTATGGTTTTGCATTTCGGGGAAAAGAAGTGCTGATTGGGGACTGA
- a CDS encoding HAD family hydrolase: protein MIKHILFDLDGTLLPMVQDEYVEFYLPLLAKHYISHGVKVDPKAFIGAVWKGYAAMVGNDGSRTNQDAFWNFMDEVIPMSREEAEEISLEFYEGEFNKTIAVTKPTPLANEVVKTAKAKGIQVYLATNPVFPRCCTMNRIRWAGLDAEDFRIITTYEDNRFCKPNPAYFSSIMEQFGLKPEECLMVGNDVEEDLAIRQLGVKTYLLTDTLENKKNLPIETEYSGSMRELLEFVKKL from the coding sequence ATGATAAAACATATATTATTTGATCTTGATGGAACATTACTACCGATGGTGCAGGACGAATATGTAGAGTTCTATCTGCCGCTTTTGGCAAAGCATTATATTTCCCACGGGGTAAAAGTGGACCCGAAGGCCTTTATCGGAGCAGTGTGGAAGGGATATGCGGCGATGGTCGGAAATGATGGCAGCAGGACGAACCAGGATGCGTTCTGGAACTTTATGGACGAGGTCATTCCCATGTCGAGGGAAGAGGCGGAGGAGATTTCGCTTGAGTTTTACGAGGGTGAATTTAACAAAACGATTGCGGTTACGAAGCCTACGCCCTTGGCAAATGAGGTAGTAAAGACGGCAAAGGCGAAGGGAATCCAGGTGTATCTGGCAACCAATCCGGTATTTCCGCGCTGCTGTACGATGAACCGGATTCGCTGGGCGGGACTTGATGCGGAGGATTTTCGGATTATCACGACCTATGAGGACAACCGTTTTTGCAAACCGAATCCAGCCTATTTCAGCAGTATAATGGAGCAGTTCGGCTTGAAGCCGGAAGAATGCCTGATGGTGGGAAATGACGTGGAGGAGGATCTGGCGATCCGGCAGCTTGGGGTAAAGACGTATCTGCTGACGGACACCTTGGAGAATAAGAAGAACCTTCCGATAGAGACAGAATATTCCGGAAGTATGAGAGAATTGCTGGAGTTTGTGAAGAAGCTTTGA
- a CDS encoding VOC family protein encodes MFRYVHTNIIAKDYRKLIAFYKEVFHCKSIGETRDLRGEWLDRLTGIPNAHIVGEHLCLPGYQEDHPTLEIFSYDTMGNTDSGVNKCGIAHLAFEVDDVEKTLQLLLQNGGSQIGEIVKTTYEDGRKAVFVYATDCEGNIVELQSWS; translated from the coding sequence ATGTTCAGATATGTTCATACCAATATTATTGCTAAAGACTATCGGAAGCTGATTGCTTTTTATAAGGAGGTATTCCATTGTAAAAGTATAGGCGAAACAAGAGATTTGCGTGGGGAATGGCTTGACAGACTAACTGGCATTCCTAATGCACATATAGTCGGCGAACATCTTTGCCTGCCGGGATATCAGGAAGACCACCCTACACTTGAAATCTTCTCTTATGACACAATGGGAAATACCGACAGCGGTGTAAATAAGTGTGGAATAGCACATCTCGCATTTGAAGTAGATGACGTAGAAAAAACTTTACAACTCTTACTTCAAAATGGCGGTAGTCAAATCGGAGAAATTGTAAAGACAACATATGAGGATGGAAGAAAAGCCGTCTTTGTATATGCGACAGACTGTGAAGGAAATATTGTTGAGTTACAAAGCTGGTCATAG